The DNA segment agtaaaaggaaaaaaatatgcttaccaaagtgcatttgattcggtcaaaaaaaccttagatatccaattgaaatatggataaaagagatgatgcaatttcaggatcaaaactaatttctacaaattaaataacatttatatagttagtattcataaacatttaattaaaataaaactatgaaatataattgctaagtaaatattaccttcttcaatagcttcaagatcttcaacttcttcttcatgcttgaaagcttgagttgaagttttcaACCAATCTTGACAACAAATTAAAACCGCAGTTGTAGCAGGAgttaaaaaaactcataaattGATCCAAAGTTTTACCATTTGTGGTAAACatagattcagaagccacagttgagcattgaattgcaaaaacatcttttacaactttggataaagcaAGATATCGCATAACATTAACCTTCCACCACAATAGATATGATAAAATAGAAGCATAAGACGACAAGATTCACTTAAAGAATCATATACAGAATAAACACAAAATTAATTCGGCAAACACAAAATTACAATGCGATTCAAGGTCAATCATGATTCACCAAACAATTAACATGATTTGAGATcataatatgcaaatttttccCAAGAGAATAAACAGGCGTTCCAAATTAAGACAGTTCATACTGCGAAATGGactaaaaaaagtaaataacacAAAACATGTTCAATTGTTCATATGAATTTCCACTATAAATTATTGGAGATTTGTGAAGAAATAGTCCGAAGAGTGATTCTGTATTCACGAGCCAAACATTCTTCAAGTGACTGATATCTCCCTTCTCTTATATGCATAATTTCACGAAGATTTCCTCCATTTTTTGTAGCTTTATAGGTCCCTTATATTGATGTTTATATTAGAAAGTGTAGGTGATGTTTGAAGTTTATTGCTTAGCTATAAGACCCCATAATACCCGATTGAACAAGAGGTGATGAGATGGGAAAGGTGGGAGTGGCTGTCTAGAAAATTTTCCATGGCTGAAAaaccaggtgaagaaaattttcctaattgattttccatgaGAGGAAGCTTCTGTGAATTAATTAAGAACTATATCTAATACCCtaacatataaaacttcaaatataacacagaacatataaaacttcaaatctaCACAATGTACGCAACACAGAgtttagaaattgaaatataaaagttCAGAGTTTAGAAAACTTACCAGACTTTAGATCGGTAAAAGGTGGAGGTGGCGGTGTGCAAGGTGGAGGTGGCGGCGTGTGAGGTGGTAGCAGCGATGGAGTGCAATGGAGGAGATAGAACCGTAGAAAAAAATCGAAGCAGAGAGAATGGGGTAAAGAAGCACGagattctattttataaaatgtttaaaaattttaatatttaaaacttctaatatttgttacttaattaaatggttaaTAAGAAGTAGAATTGGTTTAGATGGTTAAGGCGATTAAcaataataatgttataccttattaataaattataaatttatattattgtaattagtttaccaaaccttacaaaatatataactatatattatataatatttctctttatataaagttaatgtatgaaatataaatttattattgctaaactttcggttatttcagttcggtccaatccaatccaatccaattcggttatcggtccggtcctggataaatttcggtccagttcggtccagttctttgacgaaaagtcaacggtccaatccagttcgaTTCTTCAAAAAAAGTCAACGGCCCGGTCCAATTCTGGAgttttttcctcggatattcggtccggtccaGTATCTCCGGGATCCGTGCCCAGCCCTAATTGTGATAGTGAGATTAAACATcaatataaaaaattttaagaatggatgatattctaagcaattttaattcttcaactttttagttttgaggTCTTTAACGtggtgtttggttaggagagaaaaaattaataaaaataatgattttgaaaaataaaaaatatgattttataataaatatgatacaaaacaaatttaattcttcaaattttctattttgaaatcATCAACTGTCAAATTGTTaatatcaatctaaaaattattgatttataaatagaaaaaatcTTAATCCTCTATttttaacaacaaaaaaaaccaCAAATTTTCAAATTAGCAAAaccacatattttttttttaaattaatcctttcaaatattcgtgtcattttcgTGTTAACATATCAATCCTAATCTAATCCAAAATCTTTTATATCAATTCGTTTTAATCTAAAAATAACACATTATTTACTAAGCTAAATCTAAACATTAAAACTACTTGTGGATttcatatcattatttttaccaGCTCTAGGTGACAATCTGACAAATActcttacattttttttttcatcaatGTTTCTTCTAGAAACGAATTAacgattatatttttttagttaattaattaattaattaatttctattTGAATGTTTTGGTGAGAATCCGACTATCAATTTTTAGGTTTAATAATACACAATGCCGTCCATTTGAcaagaaaatggaaaaaatataaaataaacttTACGGTTTGACTGATTTATAAACACAATattcgtggtttaaaagtttatttaaatatatatctatattttatgaattttatcgTTAAATGATATGAGTCAATTTTTCGATCAAACAATATttgtggtttagttaatttacaaagttaaactttgaattttgaataatttacaaaatcagtatttttaattattctaaATCGCGCCATCTTTCAGGGTAAATAGTCACAGCAATAATTTTTGAATGGATGATTAAGTTTGTAAACGGCAAAAAGCACATACTTTTAAACCACGTGGACTTTTTTTACAAATCGATGAAACCACAAGACTTATTTTGAGTGGGTAATTTGATGacaattaaaacaaacaaaaaaaattctaatttaaatgaattaaaaagttCATAAAGCATAAGTGGTTAGTTCTTATTTCCATAAACGCGTAAGATcgtgagataaaaaaaatctacgAACAAAGGAGCTCTAGAAAAATGCCACGTCAACACAATCTCTAAAATTCAGCCACATAACCAGTTTTAGTATCCCGCTTTTAGTATATTAATAGacgatataaaattatttaatatagaaaaacatgtgCCGATCCCGAATtatttcgggactaaggttttgttgttgttgttgtttatagGCGGCGTCGAGACGGAGTCCAAGCGGCTAAAAATTAGAGGGATTAATCAGGGAAAATCGGAGCGGATTTTCGATTTCAAGCGCCCGCCTTGGTTTTAAACATTGCCCAGACATAAGGAGCTCTAATAAAGATGAGAAAGATAAGTAAAAACCACAATTTACCCTGTAAGTCAAGAAAATCTTGTCAGCTGGAGAGATTAAGTGATAACAAATTCAAAGAACTGAGTTGCCTCCAGGAGAAAGAAGAGGTCCTCCAAATTGAGAACGAACAACAAACTAAATTCAAAGAACAGATACAAAAGTCGAGCGATCTCGCCAGAAGGGATGAGTAGTAAAAGACAGTGTAGATTTCAAGTGCAGATCGCAAGAGGAATTTGCATCTGCATGAAATTCCTCTAAATTTCGGATGCAAATTCTTACCTAAATCATTGCAATTTTTTCCAAACTGACGAAATCAATTCATCCCATAAAAATGAGCTTGAGTTCGAGAAATTAAAATGCAAAACCAAATTAGATATTGTTAACTCTCAAACAATCTAGTTTAATCTAGTCAAAAGCTCTAAAGCAAATATCATTTGCTATGGATAGCTTGATTTCTAAGAGGGTGTttgaggtgtttggttagacacgtCCTGTATCcctgctttttgaaaaagcagcattttctaaaagcaaacagcaaacaaaaaaaaagcagCATTTTCTAAAGGCAAACAGCAAACAGAAGCAGGAACCAGtaaccaaacagaccctaaaAGACCTGAGATAAACAGCTACAATTAACTCTCAACTCAAACTATAGAACCTTTCAACAATATTAACAGGGCCGTTTTAATCAAAAGAGGAAAAAAGTGGAACAAAAAGTGAATAATCCACAAAATTCATTACAAAATGGACATTAGAAACTTTACCTCTTCCAGAGTTGCAGATCAGTTCCAGGAAGATCAGAATTTGGCATATGCAGCCGGCATGCAGATCTAATAGGAGATTAGAAGCAAGTAAGAATGAGAATCAGTTCAACCTTTGTCGGCTCAAGGGAATTCTAATTGAGACGGTTTGCATGAGAGAAAACTTAAAACTACCACAAAACTGCAAAGGCAGATGGAGTACTTTcagttttttcaataaaaaaaaaattctcaaaaaaatcttAGAATGCCACATCAGCAGCAGTTTGTAagtatagatagatagatagatagatagatttGAAATTGAAAGACGGTTAAGCATTATCTTGTGATAAATATACACATACATGAAAGCAATTCCTTAATCATCTGAGATAAGATGGAGCAGCAAACAGTAGAAGAAGTGGGAATCAAAATCTACACAACATCCCCTAAAACTGATCAACAAACACCATTTTCGTCTGAACCACCACCGCCGCCGCCACCAGCACCACCCTCAAAAGAACCGGGAAGGAAAATGCGAGCAATGTCTAAGGGAGTCCAAAGCACTCTGTCAAAAACAGCAATGCTTGTTAATTTCCTTCCTACAGGAACACTTTTAACCTTCGAGATGGTTCTTCCATCCATACTCAAGAGTGGAGAATGCACTCATGTTGCAGTTCTAATGCTTCTTCTACTTCTTTCCCTCTGTGCACTCTCttgcttcttcttccatttcacaGACAGTTTCAAAGGTTCTGATGGCAAGGTCTACTATGGCTTTGTTACCCCAAATGGTTTGGCTGTTTTCAAACCTGGACTTGCTGTTCAAGTCCCTAAAGATGAGAGGTATAATGTTGGGCTAAATGATTTTGTTCATGCTATCATGTCTGTTATGGTGTTTGTCGCCATTGCGTTTTCTGATCATAGGGTTACTCATTGCTTGTTCCCTAATCATGTTAAGGAGATGGAACAAGTCATGGACAGTTTTCCTATCATGGTTGGTGTTGTCTGTAGTGGACTCTTTTTCGTCTTCCCTAATACTCGGTATGGAATAGGTTGTATGTCTGCTTGATTCTGTATTTTCTTTTCAATCTTGTATCCAATGTGCTCTAACTATCAAATGTAATCTTTCATTCCtttaattagattatgaatAACAAAATCAACAAACAACTAGTACAAAACTCATGTTAGTTAAGGGAAAGCCAAATAATTCTATATCCTATTACTATCTATATTGCAGGGAAACCGATACAAAAATGAAAGCGGAAAAGGACACTGGGAAACCTAATTTCTAAGAAAACATGTAAATATTCAAAATATAGttacatatttataaatattaaaaatatttttaaaaaaatgttaaaaagcataattaagcccTTCAACTTGGTATGTTTTAAGgatctgatcaattatttttccacattgagtcTGTGATCATTGATTCTGTTATGGAATCCgctcttatttaacttttccctCGAGTTTGGGCAACACGAGCCTTTGAGGGATTCAACCTCTTAACgaagtaaaaagaaattacagaaatcgATTTTCACTATGTTCTTTCAAGCTGAAAATCGAGCTTGGAAGAACCTGCTAGAAATAGATTTTGGTATTAGAAGAAAGATCGATTTAGCGATTCTAATGCTGAAAATCACGAAATGGAAGAGGAGAAGATACTGGAAATTGAtatttctttttgctttttactctctatttatcctaatcaataaactCATATTTTATCCGAATCGCCCTAACGATGCGTGTCGCCCAAACTCGACGGAAATGTTAAATAAGGCTGGATCCGTAACAGAATCAATGTTCAATGGCTCAATgcggaaaaataattgatcaagagcttgatccttaaaacatgtaaagttcaagggattaattatgttttttgccaaaaaaaaaagaaggaagaacaagatgaAGAAAGTCCAAACTCAATCGAGATTTAAGAGACATAAATTataggataaaaaaatatatgtaagtTTTTTAAATTGAAGGATACAAGAAAGCAGTTATCAGTCAAATAGGAAATTTCAATTTTCTTAATCTTAGACTGAATAGGAATTacaaaatagaaagtttgaatTTCCAAAATTTTGATCGAAATAGGCCGAGAAAACTGTTTAAAAACTGAGAGACTGTGTTTCATATTTTGGGTAATTACCGAAACGTGCCAGGAAACCTTTCGTATCAGTTTTCGAGAGTTTCCGTTTCCCACATCTGCCGGAAACGCTGAAACGGGTGTCATGATGAGTTTCGTGCATCATAGCTGTTTACTAAACACAGATTGATTCTATACGCTGCACTATCTATATCCTAGATCCTAGATGTGACTTTCATCATACAAGGTAACACCTATTCTATTGAAAACAACATCAATCTCTTTGCACTGTGAGGCCTGTAAACATCAACTATATATCCTTATTATTTCCTGTCACCACAGCATCTAGCACCATCTCCTTCTTGGAGCTTCTGCCACAAACAAAGCATTTCTCTAGGACCTTAGTAGTGTTGCTAATGGGCAACAGTGTAGGATCTCTTAACAATACTTAATAAAGTAAAGAGAGAAAAAGGATCATCATATCCAGCAAAAACAGTTGATATGTCCAGAAAAAATGTAGAATGATAAGATTTCTCCTAGTCTCAGTATACTATCTGACAGAGCCAAGTATCAGGTTTCGACAGTACATTCTCCTGCTGCAGAAAAAACTTCTCACAAACTCAGTAACTCAGTGGCAACTCTATGGAATACCCCTCGCCAGAATGCCAAGCTGAATTAAGGCTTCCAATTCTTTTGTATCAACAAGCTTAAATGCTTCCATTGATCAAGCTCATGGTTTCACCATTGATCCATGGCACAGAAAATGTAACTTAAAACTTTTGATACATAGATGTAACATAAAAGTGACAGGTAAAGAAATTATAGATGTACTGCTAATGAACAAGATTAGTATCAATGAgtagctatgttgcacggaaacagaAACGGATATGGATACCGGGGAAcgttatttttaagaaaaattagc comes from the Euphorbia lathyris chromosome 5, ddEupLath1.1, whole genome shotgun sequence genome and includes:
- the LOC136228749 gene encoding protein DMP8-like; the encoded protein is MEQQTVEEVGIKIYTTSPKTDQQTPFSSEPPPPPPPAPPSKEPGRKMRAMSKGVQSTLSKTAMLVNFLPTGTLLTFEMVLPSILKSGECTHVAVLMLLLLLSLCALSCFFFHFTDSFKGSDGKVYYGFVTPNGLAVFKPGLAVQVPKDERYNVGLNDFVHAIMSVMVFVAIAFSDHRVTHCLFPNHVKEMEQVMDSFPIMVGVVCSGLFFVFPNTRYGIGCMSA